In Engraulis encrasicolus isolate BLACKSEA-1 chromosome 15, IST_EnEncr_1.0, whole genome shotgun sequence, the following proteins share a genomic window:
- the si:ch73-71c20.5 gene encoding DUF4748 domain-containing protein encodes MAAPCTYVTRSASRVFCQLLSRQWILTTGQLSTPSCLNLYESSHRRRLHCSQTPAFANINVESQKEGFSNKATGEKKTESKTKAEEEEEEEDDGPEYIPKRKAKNPMLKIGYAWMIGLPTGIIGFILAKREVDKNRLKQLRIRQRMKRANEGGEYESSRYRNVSSGVE; translated from the exons ATGGCGGCGCCCTGCACATACGTGACGAGGTCGGCTTCAAGAG TTTTCTGTCAGTTGTTGTCACGGCAGTGGATACTTACGACTGGACAGCTATCCACACCCTCGTGTCTTAATTTGTACGAATCGAGTCACAGGAGACGTCTACATTGCAGTCAAACTCCAGCTTTCGCCAATATAAATGTGGAATCGCAAAAGGAAGGATTCTCAAACAAGGCAACAGGAGAGAAGAAAACTGAGTCGAAAACaaaggcagaagaagaagaggaggaagaagatgatgggCCAGAGTACATCCCAAAAAGGAAGGCTAAAAACCCCATGCTGAAGATAGGATATGCCTG GATGATCGGGTTGCCCACCGGGATCATCGGTTTCATCCTGGCCAAACGAGAAGTCGACAAGAACCGCCTTAAACAGCTGAGGATACGACAGAGGATGAAGAGGGCCAACGAGGGGGGAGAGTACGAGAGTAGCCGCTACCGAAACGTttcaagtggagtggagtga
- the tmbim1a gene encoding transmembrane BAX inhibitor motif containing 1a — protein sequence MSRSDFPPGYDDARSPLYNQGGNQPPPPYGFSPYGSQPQPGAYPGAPNAQPSAPYPGFAGQPGGYPQPGQMPPMPPIMPPVMPTMGGDEEGFTASGDWDDLSVRHAFIRKVYLILTAQLSVTAGIVAVFCFVDPVSDFVQKNPALYWASYAVYFITHIVLVCCQGPRRRHPWNLILLSIFTLALSYMTGTISSFYETTAVFLAIGITAIVTLAVTVFCFQTKVDFTKCRGLFCVLGIVFFVVGIITVIVLSITYIPWLHMLYAAIGAVVFTLFLAYHTQLLIGNRKYSISPDEYVFGALSLYVDIVQIFLFILQLIGASNR from the exons ATGTCCAGGTCCGACTTCCCCCCTGGCTACGATGACGCCAGGTCTCCGCTGTATAATCAGGGAGGTAACCAGCCCCCGCCCCCTTATGGCTTCTCGCCCTATGGCAGCCAGCCACAGCCGGGCGCCTACCCAGGAGCGCCCAACGCCCAGCCGTCGGCACCCTACCCTGGCTTCGCTGGCCAGCCCGGAGGGTACCCACAGCCGGGCCAAATGCCACCCATGCCACCCATCATGCCCCCAGTAATGCCCACCATGG GGGGAGATGAAGAGGGCTTCACAGCATCTGGAGACTGGGATGACCTAAGTGTTCGACACGCATTCATCCGCAAG GTCTACCTGATTCTGACTGCTCAGCTGTCAGTCACTGCTGGTATCGTGGCAGTATTCTGCTTTGT GGATCCAGTGAGTGACTTTGTCCAGAAAAACCCTGCACTCTATTGGGCATCCTA CGCTGTGTATTTCATCACCCACATCGTCCTTGTTTGCTGCCAGGGCCCCAG GAGGCGTCACCCATGGAACCTAATACTCCTGAGCATTTTC ACACTTGCTCTGTCTTACATGACTGGAACAATATCCAG CTTCTATGAAACCACAGCCGTTTTCCTTGCAATTGGCATCACCGCAATAGTGACCTTGGCGGTCACAGTGTTCTGCTTTCAGACAAAG GTGGACTTCACCAAATGCAGAGGTCTTTTCTGTGTCCTGGGCATCGTGTTCTTTGTGGTGGGCATCATCACAGTCATCGTGCTCTCCATTACATAC ATTCCATGGCTTCACATGTTATACGCAGCAATTGGAGCCGTCGTATTCACACTG TTCCTGGCCTACCACACCCAGCTTCTGATTGGCAACAGGAAGTATTCCATCAGCCCGGACGAGTACGTGTTTGGCGCCCTCTCCCTCTACGTGGACATCGTCcagatcttcctcttcatcctccagtTGATCGGAGCATCAAACAGATGA